CAGTTGATATGCATCTTTAGGGCAAGCTTTATTTAAGTTTGTAAAGTCGACGCACATGCGCCATTTACCTGAGCTCTTCCTTACCATTACCACATTGGACAACCATGTGGTGAAGCGAATTTCTCTGATAAAACCTGCGTTGAGGAGCTTCTGAGTTTCTTCGAGTGCTGCTTGTTTTTTCTCCTCTCCGAGGTTCATTTTCTTCTGTGCAACTGGTCGGATTGTTTTGTCAATTGCTAGCTTGTGGCAGATGACTTCGGGGTTTATCCCGGGCATGTCATCTGGTGTCCATGCGAAAAGGTCGGCGTTCTTACGCAGTATGTGAATGAGTCTTGCTCGGTTTGCCCCTTCTAACGCTTCTCCAACATATGTGCATTGCTTCTCGTCTGCTGTTAGTGTTACTTGTTGAAGGTTGTCCATTGGCCGAGGTCTTTCGCCGAGATCCTCCCTAGGGTCTAGGTCGGCTAGTGTTGCTAACCTGGCAGACGTGTGAATTGCTTGAACCTGGGGCCGAGCTTTCTGTTTTGTTTGGACTGGTTTTAGACCAGCGTTGTAGCATTGCCGAGCTTCTTGATGGTCGGCGTGTACCGTAGCGATCTTGTTTTCCTGCACTGGGAACTTGACACACAAATGTAATGTGGACACCACTGCCCTGAATATATTCAGGGCAGGTCTCCCGAGTATAATATTGTAAGGGCTGTAACAGTTTACTATTAAGTATTGAATATCAATCGACTTTGACGTAGGGATTTCTCCCATTGTGGTCTTTAGCCATATGTGTCCCATGATGGGGACTCTCTCTCCGGAGAACCCAATTAGCTCTCAAGAGGAAGGTCGTATCAATTTTTCAGATAATTTCATTTTTGTAAAggtagaataaaataaaacatcaGCACTACTACCTGGATCTAATAATGTCTTTCTCACCAACAGTTCTTCGACTTGGATTGAAATTACCACGGGGTCGTCGAGGTTAGGGCTTGACGATTTGAAGTCTGCTTGGTTGAAGGATATTGTGACATCTGATTCTTTGTCCTTCCTTGGTTGTATGGTTCCTTCGATTGCTAGCATTGCTCTGTAGCTTCGTTTCCTGGCCGAGCTTGTTTCTCCTCCGCCTGCGAATCCTCCTGATATATGGTTAATGACTCCTCTTGGTGGATCAGGAGTTGTCCTTTCTTTTTTGTCGTCGGCCTTTGCTTGCTTATGCTCTGTCCTGTCCGAGTTTCCTCCTCTGCCCTTCCGGGTCTCGATAAATTTGTCCAAGTTCCCTTGGCGTGCTAGCCTTTCCAGGAGGTCCTTTGCGACGATGCAGTCATCCGTAGTGTGACCGAACTTTCGGTGGAAAGCACAATGCTTTGTCTTATCTACGAACCTTTGGTCCTGGTAGTTCCCTGCTCGGGCTGGTGGCTTTATGATTTTGGCATTGAGGATTTCTCTGATGATGTTTTCTCTTCTGGTATTAAATCTGGTGTATGTGTTGTATTTTGAAGCGGGCTTGGAAGGTTTCTTACTGTCCCTGTTTCCTGGTGATCTGAAAGTTCTTTCTTCGTCTCTCCGACTTGGTTGTTTGTCCGATTTTTGGGCTTCTCGGAGTTCTTCGATCTCCATTTGACCTGCCGCCCTTTCTCGGAACTCCTCTAGCGTCTTTGGCTTTGTTATAGCGATGGTCTCCCGAAATTTGCCGTGCCTGAGACCGGCTTTCAGAGCGTGTAGGTGGACGGCCGGGTCCAAGTCCTGGATTTTCATAGTGGCATCCGCGAATCTGGTCATGTAGTCTTTCAGGCTCTCGTGCTGGCCTTGTTTGATGGTGCCGAGATAGTCCGATCTGTGTACGTAGACTCTCGACGCGGCAAAGTAATCGATGAATGATCTGGCCAGATCTTCAAAGGAGGAAATTGATCCTTCAGGGAGTTTAGAGAACCAGAGTAATGCAGCACCGTCGAGGCAGGTGGGGAATGCTCGGCAAAGGACGGGCTCGTTCTTAGGGCCATTGAAAAACATCATTGATTGGAACTTCTTTATGTGGGCTCGGGGGTCGCCGAACCCTTTGTATGGCTCCAGTGCGGTTGGGAGAGTAAAGTTTTTTGGCATCTGATAATTTGTGATCTCCTCGGAGAAGGGGTTGTTGAGGGTGAGCTTTTCTTTTGGCGGGGCAATGTTTAAAGGGTCCGTAGAACCTTGAGTCGAGTTTTTGGAGCTTTCTCCATTGTTCTGCGTGGACAGCTCAGCTATTCTTCGTACTTCCGCCTGAAGCTCGGCGATTCGAGCCAGGAGGTCATCCTGTGAGAGTTGTGGACTTTCCTTGTCAGCCATGTTCGAGGATCGGGAATCCTGCGAAATAGGGTAGAAGActaaacaaaggaaaaagtgggGTTAGATGTACTCCGGCCCCATGGTGGGCGCCAAGTGATTCGTCCGAACACTGGGTAGGCCGAGCTTAAGCACTTCCGAGCAAACCGTCAACCGAGAGGAAGAGCTTCACGTCGGCCAAGATTAAACACTGCGGCGGAAATACCTGCAAAAgatactccgacgctcaagttagCAATATTCtcaaaagagagagagagtaattAAGTGAATATGAAGACTGATAGTGGAACCTGGTTTTAGTCGAGAATGTTAATTCGATTTTATAGGGATTGTTTTACCGTTTTCATGTAGATAAGTCCTAGTTTGTAGGTTGGTTATGATATTCTGTTTTTATGTGATTCGGTTTGTTGAGCAcgtttcttatttttcgaatgGGTGAGAGTGAGCTTGTCTGCTTACGTGCCGAGTATTCCGGACGTCTGGTGCGGGACCGAGCTTAGTTGTCCACGTGCCGAGATTTGCAGTTGACCGAGGATAAGGGTGACGTATCAATAGGTAAGAAATTAAATGCACAAGTTATCTTAAAACTAGAATGTGACCCAAGGCCTGCATTCTGCAAGGCTTGGAAATATACATAAAAGATATAAGATGATGTTTCCTCATTGTAAAACTAATGTTGGTTTATTCTCACTTCTCATTATACCGATTGATATGTTTATTAAACGGGTAACACTATCTAACCAATGACTTATCTAACCAACATGAACaatgaattttgaaaataatttattttagagTAATGCtagaaaatcaaaaagatattagtcaaaaatcagccaaatatttttagatgaatttaaaatttctacgagttaatatatatagatgtttctttttcatactaaatagatattcttttatatatttttcgaatttttttgtattgcaaacgtaaatgtttctatttctttaaaaattttataaatatttaattatttttgctaaaatataattggatgtttcttttgttaagtattaagatgttttttttcatattaaataaatatttttttataattctgTAATTGTGTAGTTTACAGTCTCTTTAATCATCAAAACGACACCTAATATCCCAAAACGCAGAGAGCAACATCCTCATATAAACAATGAAATCAGCTTTCTCCCAAACATTGCAAACAAAATAATCAACTGTCTCCTGGTCCAAGTAGTTAGCACCGTTCAGCCAATTGAGTCTCAGGATCCCAACCTCCAGCTAGAACACGTCACATTTCGGCACAGCTGGATGGACACTGAACTGAAACGACATGCCGTTGTTCCACTCGGCGTCGTACAGGATGACGTTATCGAGCTGTTCTTGAATGATGTTCAAGTTGCGCCCATTGATCCAGTCGTACCATAGGTCAATCTTTTGCAGTGCTCCGCTTCTGTTCATGAATAGCACCGAGTGGAATTGGTGCGGCCAATCTGCTGGAATTAGATCTAGAGATTCTTTAGGGTTTATTAGCTGCCATGGCTGCTTCGAGTGGAGTCAAACACcgaaaataaggaaaaaggtGTGAGCTTTCAACTGCTTCGAATGCGTTCTTGCGAGTGACGCTGCGGTTGAGGCTGGATAGGGTTTGAAGGAGGTGGTTAAGGAGGGAAGAGGAGAAGGTTTTGTCGGTGACGAAGTCGAAAGTGGACTTTGTGTTAAAACAATTGTCCTGGATACGCTTGTTGAGGGCGTTGCGGAGAGCATGGAAGTCGCGGACGCTTCCAACAGCATtggtgagagagagagatcgGTGTGTAATTGTTGGAGGTGGATATGTtaatataaaagagaagatgaagacttttatagattttaattagatttacttaattaattttaaattttgaatttaaaaaatttaaaattaattattaatataaattaatgtgatttttgtttagttttttgCTGATAAGAGCTTGTTCCATATACTTTTCCCATTTTAACTAAAAGACAACTTAATTTTTCTCCAAATTCCAATTTTAACCATCCCAATTTTTACCAATCCTAATCAGTTACCCCTTTTTGACTTAGCAGTCAAAACCGTTTTCCCTACCCCAAAATTGAACGTGTATTTACTGAGGAGAGTACTCAACGCCAGCGCTCCTCCGGCAAAGTGAACAGCCGTCCAAACCAAAGGCCTTCTCGTTTACAGGTTCTATCCGTCCAGCCTCTCCGCTGTTGCCATCATCCATGGAGCCTTCGTCGTGCAGCAACCGAGCGGCCGTCGACGTGTAGGAGACACCCCATCCCCGCCCATGTTCCCCGCACCGGCGACGTCACCCATCGCCGCCCGCGTCCTTCGTCGCCGCAAGGGCCATCCGTGTCTCCCGCGCCGCCCGCATCCCTGCTGAAGGCCCGGTCTTGCTGGCGTTCCATCTCCCTGTTCGATGCCTTCTCAGGTCAGTGAAAGGCTATCTGTGTTTTTACTGATTAGATGTTTACAAAATTGTTTAGTTGATTGTTTCTTTTGAACCGTTGTGCTGCTTGTACTCATTGACTGAATTCGGATACGTTCTGTCCCGGATATTTGGAAGTCACGAATTAGTTTCAAGCACGTTGTTTTgattacttttgttttcttgaaGTATGAGTTGTTTATGCAATTTAAAAGGGATGGTACTTCACTATGTGAATGGATAGTTGTAATTATTAAAGAGAATGTAAAATTTGTTTCAGTCTTGGGACCTAATTTTTGCTTCAGTTAGGTAACCAACTTTTGTGTCACATGTGAAAACTATTTCAATTTTACTGTGGCgtatgtttgattttttataaatattgttTAAGTTATTTGATATGTTCACTTTTGGAATAATCTGCAAGCTAAATTCTAATGTTACAAAACCTTTATGTATATAAAGTTTTTGAACTGGGTTGGGGTTATTTGTTACATTTTTAATCACACTTAATAGTGTAATATACATTTTCTACACATGATTACTAGTTTATTTTGTTACTTGCTTGACCATGGATGTTCTAATTTGAATAAGATATATTAAGATTAGATGATTATTCTtaataagaaattaattaatattaatccatgataaaataaatattattttttttttcaaaatatatttcaaGAAAATGTCAAAGGGTatgttttgattttattttaggTATGGAATTTGTTTGAGTTGATTTACAATATTTTAGTTTATGTATTTGTATTTCATTTGATTTAATGTGAAATGATATCCATTAGGGATGTTTGCTTTTGTAAGACAATTTGATACAAATCTGAGACGAAATTTTGTGGTGAAGTAACTCGTGACATATTATTTAGGTTCTGAATACTATGGAAGACTAACTATAATGGCAGAAAAAATTTTGGGTCTATGGTTCTGGAATTCAGTAGGTCTTATTCGTTTGTATTTTTAATCACAAGTAAAATTGTAGTATGCTGGTAATACTCGTCTTCACATTGTTTGTATGCTACACTCACACTGCGAATGTTCGACTAGGATTTTGCTTACTTAATCGGATGATTATTTCACCTGGTGTCTAGTTGTTTGCCTGTTTGGTCTAGTGGTTGATTTTCTGATTGGTTGACTTGTTTCTGGTGTGATTGATAGTTGGTTTTGTTAACACTGCACCACGTCGGTTATTCTGCTTATTTGAAAATGAATTTAGTGCCATGATGCCGTGTGTGTGGAGCTCTTGAGGTGGTTAGTTAGGTTTCTAATTCTATTCAAATGATAAAGTGTAGTAAGTGGCAAGAATGATGATTTACTAGTTCATTACAGGCATGAATGTGGTCTGAGTTTGATTTGCTGAGTACCATTCAGATGGGGAAAAAGGTAATATGCGTTTTGTTGTTAAGCAGTCTTTATTCTAGTTGCTTATAACTTGTATTCTTTTTTGTTGATAGAAATTAGTAGAGACGCGCTGTTCTCCATGCTATATCAACGGGATGATCACCCACCTGGAAAACATTAATGTCGTCGCGCAGCTAGCGGAGATCGATGCAATTGGGTTCAGATTCGTGAAGAGGATTCCAAAATGGGCAGTGAAGCAGAGAATAATGATAATACAACTAGTGAAGACATACGATGTGGACACAAATACACTTATAGTGGATGTCAGTAACATCCACGTTAATTCTGAGTTAGGAAAACATTATTGTTGTTTCCTTTTTAGTTTTTGTCATATATAGCTTGGTTAGTTTCCTTTTTCTTTGCGTAACATTTATTGTACACATTTTGCTGAATCCAAAATTCTAGGTTTTGCCATACCTGAATTAAACAAGAAGAATCCTGTGCATCTGGCCATCAAAGAACAGTTTAAGGAAAAAAAACACCCAGTTGCGCGACTTTGTATATGCCTGTCCCATGGACATTGAAGCAGAACGGGCAAATTTTAGAAGGCACTTCATCTTGGTGGTCCTCAAGATGTTCCTATGCCGCACGAGTCAACAGACCATTTCGCCGTGGCACATACCTCCTATTCTCGATGTCTCTGACCCCAACAAATTCAATTGGGCACATAATAAGACATTCAAGTGGTTGGGGAGAGCAGTAGAAAATTCAAATCTAAGAAGCATGAAACTTGTGGTGGTTGTCGCTCTGATGGTATCTTTTAAAGTTTAGTTGCTTATTTTTCCTACTTGCTTTTATGTTGCACCACATAACCTTTCAATGCAACCTTGTCATCCAACTGTTATACTTTCAGCGATTGCAGCATGGACCACTCGATCGCTGTCGAGAACCAGAACCATGGACCACTCGACCGCTAATGTCCTTGCCGATGTACTAACCCTGATGATTTATTCGTTGTTATATGCTAATCCACTTAACCAttgagtaatttttttaaaaaaggaaTAATGTTCCACCGCGAGAATTTAGATTTTTTACTTTCTAAGCACAATTGACCTTTCCCTAATAGGGTTGCATCGGAGATAGGGCAAAAGTGAGTGAGGAATCAACATCCAAAAAATAAAGCCGAAAGAGGGAACACAAGGCTAGAGCGGCGCACAAGGTAATGTGTTTGTTGGAATTTAAATGATTTACAGCATTGAAGTTATAGGTGGTTAGATTATATGCATATTTGAATTGTTCATTTGCAATTGCAAAACTGGATGCATGCCCCTATTTCCTTTGGATGTTTTGTACGGTTAACGTAAGTGTAATTGTATGTCCAACATAGTAAGGGCGCTATATGCATTTATCAATGGATGTACACAGGAAAGCAAGGATGGATCTGTTAAAAGCAGGCACCGTAAATCATTAGAAAAACCGCCACCTAGGCCCGTTGAAACAAAAGAACCTGATAGCCATACAGCGCCACAAGAGGTGAGTGCATCTTGTTGTGGAGATACGTTGACTTCATAACTTATGTACTCAGATTAAATACCAATTTTGTTGGGGTTGCGGGCTGAATATTTTTTGGGTGCCATGTTAGTTTTGTTGGATGTTGAAATGTCATTGTATGCGGGTGGATATTGACATAGTGATGTATGTGTTCATCTTGGAACCTACCTTGCctatatttttaattgaattttctcATGTTGTCCCTATTTTGTGAGTGGAATTTGTAACATGCTTGTTTATAACACAGGAGACTAGAATAGGCACGCGCAAAAAGCTGCTCGTCGTCAGAGGCAATTCCTGGAAAGGCAGCACATCAGCAACTGAAGGCCCAACGTGCAAGGAGAGACCTGTAGTTGCCTCGAACTCCAACGATGACGATGATGAGCCACTTGCACGAAGAGGGCGCCGACTGTTTCAAGACCACTGGAATCCAAATGGTGAGCATGTAAATGAGGAGGCCAGCCCGTCAGCTCCACCGGAGATGGATCCAGTTACACCATCTACAGCACTTGTGAAAGTTACTGATTACAATTTTGACAGGCAAGTTCAAGAAATAACCATCTGTTTTATATGTCAATTGGCCATATCTCATTTTTTCTGTGATTTGAATCCGCTTACAACTAGTGTTATCTTACTATAGTTGCATTCGATGCAAAGACTTTGATTTGAACTTCGTGCAGTGTCCATAAATTGAGGAAATATTGGTAAAGGTTGAACAGGAGGAACACAAGGCTGATTAACATGGAACCCCACTTTTGGCAGTTTCTGTTGCTAACTTATGTGTCAAACTTACTTGGCAGTGTTGAAAATCAAGCATCTCAGGATTTTGCTGCTCCTAGCAATGGAGCTTCTGTTCAAGATATAGAGGTAACCTCCCACCCCCAACTCTATTCTCAACTTTTAGGTTTTCTTGCATTTATACAAGTGTACAAGAGCAAAGAATTAATGATTTCAAAGATAACTTAAACAGAACACTAGAATAAATTTGCACCCTTGGTTTGATCCCTTGTAAAATATTTAAGCAACCGAAAAATGCACCAAACCATGTATGGCAGGGTAACAGCCGAATAGAAAGTTTTGTTATCACTGGGACTGTTTAATTGGCACCTAGATAACATAAAAACAATAGAGGAGCTTTTCAAcaaatttatttctatttttacaCATTAGTTCTAAATTGATTTTTGTCCAACTTTTCAATTGTTACTTCAAGTTATAATCATCagaattttatatgatataTGTTCCTTATATTTTTCTATGTTGTTTAATGCAGCTTTGAGGAATGTGGAATTCCTGCTAAGTTTGTTATAATAGATGATGGATGGCAATCTGTTGGTATAGATCCAAATGGTATTGTATAGAAAGTTGATAATTATACAAAGTCAgtatttcttttcttaattttttcctttctaaaattttaagctATGTATGCTTATTTGTTTACATTAGTTGATCAAAATCTGGAATGGGAGAAAATGGACTACTACTATTAACTTAGTGATTAAATTCTATATAGATTGATCGTTAATGTAATTGAATGAGCTGTAAATGTTAATATTAGATCCAATATGTTTTTGGTGGAGACTTATAGCATTTCTTTATAAATGTATATACTAGAAGCAGGGCTTTATGCCTTTGCCATGTGGTTATTTTTCATTACCTAACTTTATTAAGAAGAGAAATAATTTGATACAAAAATGATCATTTAATCATTTTCTATTATATGATTTTGTTGCAAGCAGGTCTTCATTCATGGAGGCCTTGGAGGGAGAATTGACCCAAGTAATCAGAAAATTTTTTTGTCCTGAATTTTATAGAATCATTCTATTTGATCAGGTTAGATTTTGAACTGCTTTTAGCTTAAAAATGCTCCACCCTTTTGAATAATGAAATTTATTCTTTATCAGTGGGGTGCAATTGACGACATTGAAAAGCTATGAGAATACTTGGAGATTCTAGAATGGCAGGTCTCTTCTCACCCTCTGGTTGTTAATCATCATACATTTTATCGTCATTATGTAATGGGCTATGATATTTTCCTTCGTGTATTATGCAGGTATTTGGAGGATCATAGGAAAGCACACTTGCTCTTGCTTACAACCAAGCTCACCCAGACAAGGTATactaatttgttattatttatcatattttttttgtgaagaaCCAATTAGTAGGTCGGtaatgtataattttttattccccaaatattttgttgttaatctcttaaaatatcttttaagtTTTACTGGCATGATCCTCAGGGGAATTCTCCTCTTAAGGAAAGAAAGAGATTGACTGATTTTATGAAGGTGGTGTTGTTGCAATATTCCGTGATGGTTGGTATATATAGAgcattcctttttatttatttatatggGATTATGTTTAAATACCTCTAGCACAGTGAACTTTCATTTCGAAGTGAAGACAATTTTGACTTATTTAATATATGGAACTATGTTGAAACTTTATTTTATGCCACTTTCATTGCATATCAAAGATTTCAAATTTTCCATTGAGAAAGTTTTGCTTTAATGATTTTACACACATTGATTCAATCACATGACATGGTTGTTGTTTAATGCATGGTTAGTGTTTAAGGTGGTTGGacaaatcatttttttattatggatATAGCACATTGCTATTTGGATGGCAATACTAATGCTATTGAATTTTGTTCACAAGATTCGTACCACCATGTTCTAGCTGTCTTTACATGCAATCTCCAACAAGGTGATCACCCCAGTCAACATGGAAGCGGTTCTCTCCTAATATTAATTGACGTTAAGTGTATATTGGGTCAAACATGGTTTATAATAAAAAGCTTTTTTGATATGATCTTGAAAATGTAAgatcaataatattatatcCCAAGATTAGGCTTGTCCTAAGAATGCTATCAATTATTAACCTTTGttttagtatttatattaaCTTATTATTCCATATACAGGTTGATTGTTTTTGTGTGAAGGTTGTGGTTGAAGCATGtgattttcattttcatttttatttttggtgttgGTGTGTGGCATTCAATAGATAGATCGGTACCAAAAGATGGAGAAGTCAATGGCAGAAATGTCAATGGATGAAAACGAGATCAGTATCACAAGTCAGGGAAAGGTGAGCACTACATTACTTATGCCATGACCTTGCTTCAGGCTCCTTACCTTCGTGCTTTCTATTTACTCTTTCATTAGCACAGCTTACAATACAAATTACTATCGCCTCTGTTCGTTTAGAACATTTGGTGTTGTGATTATACtcctttcttttattctttggATAAAATAAGAATTACCTTGAAATGAATTAGAGAATTTACAAGAAGCTAAGAATCATGCTTAGCTGCTGCAGTGCGAACAttgagtgttttttttttattttaaattcaattatgaATCTAAACTAAGTACATGTTTGGCAAAtagttctttttatttttagaacCTGTTTCGGGAACACATTACATTGTAAGTATTTTTGGACCTAAAAAATGtcaaaacaaaatgaaacttaaattgtGGGAAATGTATTTGGATGAATTTGACATGCTATGTATCTATTGATGTTGTAAGGACCATTTTGTACAGGTTTTTGCTCAGATTATATTGTTTGCTTCTTCATTGGAAAGGTGTTCCAATGAAATTGTTTTCAAAGCAATGGGTAGAGCCATCAACAAAAGTGTAACAATTTTTGGAGTTGATCAACGTCTGTTCATTTTGTAATTGGCTGAGCTAGGCTATCTTCATACATGATACTttgttttattctgataagttctttatattttgtttttttatttatatatgttggatTTGCTTCTGCAGCTGTGGGGTGATCAAATAATATACAGGAGAACACACAAATTGAATCCGCTAACATCACTGGTACTTAAGAGCCTCTAGACGAAGGCCTCCTTTTGTATGTG
The genomic region above belongs to Arachis stenosperma cultivar V10309 chromosome 5, arast.V10309.gnm1.PFL2, whole genome shotgun sequence and contains:
- the LOC130980465 gene encoding uncharacterized protein LOC130980465, producing MADKESPQLSQDDLLARIAELQAEVRRIAELSTQNNGESSKNSTQGSTDPLNIAPPKEKLTLNNPFSEEITNYQMPKNFTLPTALEPYKGFGDPRAHIKKFQSMMFFNGPKNEPVLCRAFPTCLDGAALLWFSKLPEGSISSFEDLARSFIDYFAASRVYVHRSDYLGTIKQGQHESLKDYMTRFADATMKIQDLDPAVHLHALKAGLRHGKFRETIAITKPKTLEEFRERAAGQMEIEELREAQKSDKQPSRRDEERTFRSPGNRDSKKPSKPASKYNTYTRFNTRRENIIREILNAKIIKPPARAGNYQDQRFVDKTKHCAFHRKFGHTTDDCIVAKDLLERLARQGNLDKFIETRKGRGGNSDRTEHKQAKADDKKERTTPDPPRGVINHISGGFAGGGETSSARKRSYRAMLAIEGTIQPRKDKESDVTISFNQADFKSSSPNLDDPVVISIQVEELLVRKTLLDPGSSADVLFYSTFTKMKLSEKLIRPSS